From Oceanipulchritudo coccoides, the proteins below share one genomic window:
- the sufB gene encoding Fe-S cluster assembly protein SufB, producing MSTTPDLNVERDVGDFHYDTTYEFDAGVGLNESTIDYICKVKGEGDWVKEFRMKALKIFQDKPVPTHWASDDLNSIDYDKIRYYLSKGQRPSRTWDEVPDDIKKTFERLGIPEKERAYLAGVEAQFDSEASYSNMKEDLSEQGVIFTGPTEALRDHPEIFRKWFGKVIPIGDNKFSALNSAVFSGGSFIYIPPGVKVKQPLQAYFRINAENFGQFERTLIIADEGAEVTYMEGCTAPKFETSTLHSAVVELVALKGAKIQYITVQNWSANVFNLVTKRGMAMDDAEIKWIDCNIGSRLTMKYPGVVMRGPGARGEVLSIALAHDGQHQDTGAKMIHAADNTTSNIISKSISIGEGRSTYRGVVNIPRNLKNCKNNTECDALLINSNSRTDTYPAITVRGNQSTVQHEASVSKVSAEQIFYMMQRGIPEDEAMSLAVNGFVNDLIREFPMEYSVELKRLIDLEMEGSVG from the coding sequence ATGAGTACCACACCCGACCTGAACGTCGAAAGAGACGTAGGGGATTTTCACTACGATACAACATACGAATTTGATGCCGGAGTCGGCCTGAATGAATCCACCATTGATTACATCTGTAAAGTCAAGGGGGAGGGAGACTGGGTGAAGGAATTCCGCATGAAGGCGTTGAAGATTTTTCAGGACAAGCCGGTGCCGACCCATTGGGCATCCGATGACCTGAACTCAATCGATTACGACAAGATCCGTTACTACCTTTCCAAAGGGCAACGCCCGTCCCGCACCTGGGATGAGGTTCCGGACGATATCAAGAAGACTTTCGAGCGCCTCGGCATTCCGGAAAAAGAGCGTGCCTATCTTGCCGGCGTCGAGGCCCAGTTTGATTCGGAAGCCTCCTACTCCAACATGAAGGAGGACCTCTCCGAGCAGGGCGTAATCTTCACCGGGCCGACCGAAGCGCTCAGGGACCACCCGGAAATATTCCGCAAGTGGTTCGGGAAGGTCATTCCCATCGGCGACAACAAGTTCAGTGCGCTCAACAGCGCAGTCTTCTCCGGCGGATCATTTATCTATATCCCTCCGGGGGTGAAGGTGAAGCAACCGCTTCAAGCGTATTTTCGAATCAATGCGGAAAACTTCGGACAGTTTGAGCGAACACTGATTATTGCCGATGAAGGCGCCGAGGTCACTTACATGGAGGGCTGTACCGCTCCCAAATTCGAGACTTCCACCCTGCACTCAGCCGTGGTCGAATTGGTTGCCCTCAAGGGTGCGAAAATCCAATACATCACGGTGCAGAATTGGTCTGCCAATGTCTTCAACCTTGTCACCAAGCGCGGCATGGCAATGGACGATGCCGAAATCAAATGGATCGACTGTAACATCGGCAGCCGCCTGACGATGAAGTACCCGGGTGTGGTCATGCGCGGTCCAGGAGCGCGCGGGGAGGTCCTTTCGATCGCCCTTGCCCACGACGGCCAACACCAGGATACGGGTGCGAAGATGATTCACGCCGCGGACAACACGACCTCAAACATCATTTCCAAGTCGATCTCAATTGGCGAGGGCAGGTCAACCTACCGGGGCGTGGTCAACATTCCGCGCAACTTGAAGAACTGTAAGAACAACACGGAGTGCGATGCCTTATTGATTAACTCAAATTCGCGCACGGACACCTACCCCGCCATCACCGTTCGGGGCAACCAGAGCACGGTCCAGCACGAGGCAAGCGTTTCAAAGGTCAGCGCCGAACAGATCTTCTACATGATGCAACGGGGGATCCCCGAGGACGAAGCCATGAGCCTGGCCGTGAACGGATTTGTCAATGACCTGATTCGGGAATTCCCGATGGAGTACTCCGTCGAGTTGAAGCGCCTTATCGATCTCGAGATGGAAGGCTCGGTCGGTTAA
- the sufC gene encoding Fe-S cluster assembly ATPase SufC, whose amino-acid sequence MNALEIKKLNVSINETQILKDFSLTVPQGEIHAIMGPNGTGKSTLAKALAGHEDYEITSGEVFLNGEQIVGMEADEISRAGLFMAFQYPSEIPGVSIANFIRAARSARLEDGQKLSAPDFYKELYEEMDLLKIDRAFTSRSVNEGFSGGEKKRCEILQMAMLKPKYAVLDETDSGLDIDALKIVAEGVNAMRGPELGVLLITHYQRLLNYIVPDKVHVMFDGRIVESGGPELAEKLESQGYDWVKDFDAVTA is encoded by the coding sequence ATGAACGCACTCGAGATCAAAAAACTTAATGTCAGCATTAACGAAACGCAGATCCTGAAGGATTTTTCCCTCACGGTTCCGCAAGGCGAGATACACGCCATCATGGGTCCCAACGGGACTGGCAAAAGTACCTTGGCCAAGGCACTTGCCGGCCATGAAGACTATGAAATCACGAGTGGCGAGGTCTTCCTCAACGGTGAGCAAATTGTCGGCATGGAAGCCGATGAAATTTCCCGCGCCGGCCTCTTCATGGCTTTTCAGTATCCCAGTGAGATACCGGGCGTGAGCATCGCCAATTTTATTCGCGCGGCCCGTTCAGCTCGGCTGGAAGATGGCCAAAAGCTCAGCGCACCCGACTTCTACAAGGAATTATACGAAGAAATGGATCTCCTGAAAATCGACCGGGCCTTCACCAGCCGCTCGGTCAACGAGGGATTTTCCGGCGGGGAAAAGAAACGCTGTGAAATTCTCCAAATGGCAATGCTGAAGCCAAAGTATGCGGTCCTCGATGAAACAGACAGCGGTCTCGACATCGATGCCCTGAAGATTGTCGCCGAAGGAGTGAACGCCATGCGCGGCCCGGAATTGGGTGTCCTTCTCATCACACACTACCAGCGCCTCCTCAACTACATCGTGCCGGACAAGGTGCACGTCATGTTCGACGGGCGGATTGTGGAAAGCGGTGGGCCCGAGCTGGCCGAGAAGCTGGAATCGCAGGGGTATGACTGGGTCAAGGACTTTGATGCTGTCACAGCTTAA
- a CDS encoding Fur family transcriptional regulator produces the protein MLKNLPTEAQEALDKALTDHGLRSTRQREHVFKILLTKRDHPTADEVYARAKKSMTTISLATVYNCLETLVGCGLVRAVNYEREPTRFCPNLSEHAHFQDRKTGRVYDVDLPTDLMDRLKKVLPEGYEADSMELYFHGKANNQSSD, from the coding sequence ATGCTGAAAAACCTTCCAACCGAAGCCCAGGAAGCCTTGGACAAAGCGCTCACCGATCATGGTCTGCGCTCAACAAGGCAGCGCGAGCATGTCTTCAAGATCCTCCTGACGAAACGGGACCATCCCACTGCTGACGAAGTATATGCCCGGGCCAAAAAGAGCATGACTACCATTTCGCTGGCCACAGTCTACAACTGCCTTGAGACACTTGTTGGTTGTGGACTGGTCCGTGCCGTGAATTACGAGCGGGAACCCACTCGATTCTGCCCAAACCTATCGGAGCATGCCCATTTCCAGGATCGCAAAACCGGACGCGTCTATGATGTTGACCTTCCGACCGACCTGATGGACCGCCTGAAGAAGGTCCTTCCAGAAGGATATGAAGCCGACAGCATGGAGCTCTACTTTCACGGGAAAGCAAATAACCAGTCCTCGGACTAA
- a CDS encoding helix-turn-helix transcriptional regulator — translation MTKKEQSSRPPLRRMMEIHKKLLDNKLPNCTSLAKDLEVSTKTIQRDLEYMRDQLGMPIEYDPGEHGYFYTESVVSFPTLSATEGEVLALFVAQKALSQYRGTPFEEPLAAAFEKLASTMEREITVDPGELSKALSFHHTGVALTDMEVFKQVTEGLQKGRELTISYRKLNASRPERRRVQPYHLASIDGQWYLFANDLGRKDIRTFVLGRIEGVLEVGKPFDKPEDFSITDRLMGSFGVYSGEGDHAVKIEFDAFAAQLVRERQWHSSQTLRERDGGCVELGLRLDSLEEIERWILSWGSHARVIGPPALRARVKEALKGMQEAYSEMPRWMGELHEAAQARQPERMLQLIMAMDRPPEHPAQMQFRALLGRPAGK, via the coding sequence ATGACGAAGAAGGAACAGAGCAGCCGGCCGCCCCTGAGGCGGATGATGGAAATCCATAAGAAGTTGTTGGATAACAAGTTGCCCAATTGCACAAGCCTTGCCAAGGACTTGGAGGTCTCAACCAAGACGATCCAGCGGGATCTCGAATACATGCGTGACCAGCTGGGCATGCCGATTGAATATGATCCCGGGGAGCACGGGTATTTTTACACCGAATCGGTGGTCAGTTTCCCGACACTCTCGGCGACGGAGGGGGAAGTGCTGGCCTTGTTTGTGGCTCAGAAAGCGCTCTCGCAATATCGCGGGACGCCTTTTGAGGAGCCTCTGGCGGCAGCCTTTGAAAAGCTGGCCTCAACGATGGAGCGAGAGATCACGGTCGATCCCGGGGAATTATCAAAAGCGCTCTCCTTTCACCATACGGGAGTTGCGCTGACGGACATGGAGGTTTTCAAGCAGGTGACGGAAGGTCTGCAGAAAGGGCGGGAGCTGACCATCTCTTACCGCAAACTGAACGCGAGCCGGCCTGAGCGCCGCCGGGTACAACCCTACCATCTGGCGAGCATCGACGGGCAGTGGTACTTGTTTGCGAACGACCTTGGACGGAAAGACATCCGGACTTTTGTCCTTGGGCGGATTGAGGGGGTGCTCGAAGTGGGAAAGCCCTTTGATAAGCCGGAGGACTTTTCCATTACAGACCGCCTGATGGGATCGTTTGGGGTCTATTCGGGCGAGGGAGACCACGCGGTGAAAATTGAATTTGATGCCTTTGCGGCGCAACTGGTGAGGGAACGCCAATGGCATTCCAGCCAGACCTTGCGCGAGCGCGATGGCGGCTGTGTGGAGCTTGGCTTGCGCCTGGACTCGCTCGAGGAAATCGAACGTTGGATTCTGAGTTGGGGGAGCCATGCCCGGGTCATTGGGCCCCCGGCATTGCGAGCCCGCGTCAAAGAGGCCTTGAAGGGGATGCAGGAAGCCTATTCGGAAATGCCGCGTTGGATGGGAGAGTTGCATGAAGCCGCTCAGGCGCGCCAACCGGAGCGAATGCTGCAGCTGATCATGGCCATGGATCGTCCGCCGGAGCATCCGGCGCAAATGCAATTCCGCGCATTGCTGGGTCGTCCAGCTGGAAAGTGA
- a CDS encoding acyl-CoA thioesterase, which produces MEEAQYSCDMEVRDYECDLQGIVNNANYQHYLEHARHKFLQEQGVDFAEVTARGIFLIVTRIEIDYKYPLKSGDRFRVSLQLERVSRIRFAFIQEIVRLDDEKLIVQAKVLTAAMNDKGRPMLPKELEHLLK; this is translated from the coding sequence ATGGAAGAGGCCCAATACAGCTGTGATATGGAGGTCCGCGATTACGAGTGCGACCTCCAGGGGATTGTCAATAATGCCAATTACCAGCACTATCTGGAACACGCCCGCCACAAGTTCCTGCAGGAACAAGGGGTCGATTTTGCCGAAGTGACCGCCCGCGGTATCTTCCTGATCGTGACGCGGATTGAGATCGACTACAAATATCCCCTCAAGAGCGGTGACCGCTTCCGGGTCAGTCTCCAGCTGGAACGCGTTTCACGGATCCGCTTTGCCTTCATCCAGGAAATTGTCCGCCTCGATGATGAGAAGCTGATCGTTCAGGCAAAGGTCCTCACGGCCGCCATGAATGACAAGGGCCGTCCCATGCTCCCAAAGGAGCTGGAACACCTGCTTAAATAA
- a CDS encoding aldolase catalytic domain-containing protein, translating to MSEKAPWITYRPELRVLDCTIRDGGLINDSNFTDDQVKAVYTACVEAGIDYMEIGYKNSPKVFPKEKYGPWRHCDEKDLRRVVGDHTAKKTGLKLCAMADAGGKSDWNKQILPCKDSVLDMIRVACYVHQISEAREMIEHCHSLGYETTLNIMAVSVASEAEISKALEIGAQTSAGVVVVVDSFGNLYREQVDYLVKKYMKAVEGAKMEVGMHAHNNLQLAFANTIEAIILGCNRVDATMMGLGRGAGNCPMELLLGFLRNPKFKLRPVLECIQNTILPIRKEFDWGPSIPYNITGQMNRHPRSAMACRAGDAPDDYLAFYDQTIADV from the coding sequence GTGAGTGAAAAAGCTCCCTGGATAACCTACCGGCCTGAACTTCGGGTTCTGGATTGCACAATCCGTGACGGTGGACTGATTAACGATTCCAACTTCACCGATGATCAGGTGAAAGCGGTTTACACGGCCTGTGTCGAGGCGGGTATCGATTACATGGAGATCGGTTACAAGAACTCGCCCAAGGTTTTTCCAAAGGAAAAGTATGGTCCCTGGCGGCATTGTGACGAGAAGGACCTGCGCCGGGTCGTGGGCGACCACACTGCGAAGAAGACGGGTCTCAAGCTTTGTGCGATGGCGGACGCCGGTGGCAAAAGCGACTGGAACAAGCAGATTCTTCCCTGCAAGGACAGCGTTTTGGACATGATCCGCGTGGCGTGTTACGTGCACCAGATCTCCGAGGCTCGCGAGATGATCGAGCATTGCCATTCCCTCGGCTACGAAACCACGCTCAACATCATGGCCGTTTCCGTGGCTTCCGAGGCGGAGATCAGCAAAGCCCTTGAAATTGGCGCGCAAACTTCCGCCGGGGTGGTCGTTGTCGTGGACAGCTTTGGCAATCTCTATCGCGAGCAGGTGGATTACCTCGTGAAGAAGTACATGAAAGCGGTTGAGGGGGCAAAAATGGAGGTTGGCATGCATGCGCATAATAATCTCCAGTTGGCTTTCGCGAACACGATTGAAGCGATCATTCTTGGCTGTAACCGGGTCGATGCCACGATGATGGGGCTCGGCCGCGGGGCTGGCAATTGTCCAATGGAGCTGTTGCTGGGGTTCCTCCGCAATCCCAAGTTCAAGCTGCGACCGGTCCTCGAGTGCATCCAGAATACCATTCTTCCCATCCGCAAGGAATTCGACTGGGGACCTTCCATTCCCTACAATATCACCGGGCAGATGAATCGCCACCCGCGCAGCGCCATGGCCTGCCGCGCTGGAGATGCGCCCGATGATTACCTGGCCTTTTATGACCAGACAATTGCGGATGTATAA
- a CDS encoding ammonium transporter — protein MIKTLWKSTPFLSVFTLFPALLQAQELPEVATINTGDTAWMIVACALVLFMTLPGLALFYGGLVRAKNVLSVLMHCMAMAGLMSILWMVFGYSLAFSEGAGGLNKFIGGLDFTFLRHMDVNTVNGSIPEPVFIMFQMTFIIITPALIVGAFAERMKFSAMLLFLTFWTIFSYLPICHMAWGGGLFADWGVLDFAGGTVVHINAGIAGLVSCIMLGKRTGYPNDPIKPHNLPLAVVGGSMLWVGWFGFNGGSQLAADGVAGMAVLVTHLATAMAALTWMFIEWFRHGKPSVLGVITGAVAGLVAITPASGTAGPAGALLIGFCSSAVCFYFATRVKKKLGYDDSLDVFGVHGVGGIIGAILTGLCAASFMGGIGLDDGVSVGAQVWSQTLSVLVTIVWSGVVSFVVLKVVDLTVGLRVSEDIEVAGLDLRLHDEQGYEI, from the coding sequence ATGATAAAGACACTCTGGAAATCGACTCCGTTTCTTTCTGTATTCACGCTTTTCCCGGCCCTTTTGCAGGCGCAGGAGCTGCCCGAGGTGGCAACAATCAATACCGGCGACACCGCCTGGATGATTGTCGCCTGTGCGCTGGTCCTGTTCATGACACTGCCGGGCCTAGCCCTTTTCTACGGAGGCCTTGTTCGGGCGAAGAACGTGCTCAGCGTATTGATGCACTGCATGGCCATGGCGGGCCTGATGTCCATCTTGTGGATGGTTTTTGGCTACAGCCTGGCATTTTCAGAAGGTGCCGGCGGCTTGAACAAATTCATTGGCGGGCTGGATTTCACTTTTTTGCGCCACATGGACGTGAATACCGTCAACGGGTCGATTCCGGAGCCGGTCTTTATCATGTTCCAGATGACCTTCATCATCATTACCCCGGCGCTGATTGTGGGTGCTTTTGCTGAGCGAATGAAGTTCAGCGCGATGCTCCTTTTCCTCACCTTCTGGACTATTTTCTCCTATTTGCCGATCTGCCACATGGCCTGGGGCGGTGGCCTTTTTGCGGACTGGGGCGTTCTTGACTTTGCCGGCGGGACGGTTGTCCACATCAATGCCGGGATTGCCGGTCTTGTTTCCTGTATCATGCTGGGCAAGCGGACGGGCTATCCCAATGATCCGATCAAGCCGCACAACCTGCCACTGGCGGTAGTGGGTGGCAGCATGCTCTGGGTCGGATGGTTTGGATTTAATGGCGGGAGCCAACTGGCGGCCGACGGCGTGGCCGGGATGGCTGTCCTTGTAACGCACCTCGCCACTGCGATGGCCGCCTTGACATGGATGTTCATTGAGTGGTTCCGTCACGGTAAGCCAAGTGTCCTTGGTGTGATCACGGGCGCAGTTGCCGGATTGGTGGCAATTACGCCAGCCTCGGGAACAGCCGGGCCTGCAGGAGCGCTCCTGATTGGTTTCTGTTCCAGCGCGGTCTGCTTCTATTTTGCAACCCGGGTCAAGAAGAAGCTCGGTTATGATGACAGCCTGGATGTCTTTGGCGTCCATGGTGTTGGCGGGATCATCGGGGCCATCCTGACCGGCCTGTGTGCCGCGTCCTTCATGGGCGGAATTGGACTCGATGACGGTGTGAGCGTTGGTGCACAAGTCTGGTCACAGACCTTGAGTGTCCTTGTGACCATCGTCTGGAGTGGAGTTGTCTCTTTCGTGGTACTCAAAGTTGTCGACCTGACCGTTGGCTTACGGGTCAGTGAGGACATCGAAGTGGCAGGTCTCGACCTTCGTCTTCACGACGAACAAGGCTACGAGATCTAG
- a CDS encoding Gfo/Idh/MocA family protein yields the protein MRNSSIQFGLIGAGQIAQFSAKAINSHPKAKVIAVQDLNQERVEELRRKFSIPRAHETAGELFADPEVDAVYIAVPNKFHAPLAKQALEAGKHVILEKPFALNYSEAKEVVEVAEKTGKVFTLGMNQRFNKDSLKIHQLVQDGVLGEIYHAKAFWFRRSGIPKLGTWFGNKALSGGGSLYDIGVHLLDLALFTSSNFEPVSVTGSTYTKFGNRGLGEGDWGHSEREHPEFNVDDFASALVRFKNGATVTLDVSWACHAEEDNRNDVHLYGTEAGARCFPAKLFKYADKPGQYEVIENPEAQLPYSPDRFHNFVNHLLGQEALCVKPEEALVVQRILDAIAESSATGREVRLD from the coding sequence ATGAGAAATTCCTCCATTCAATTCGGTCTTATTGGGGCCGGTCAGATTGCCCAATTCAGTGCCAAGGCGATTAACAGCCATCCAAAGGCAAAGGTTATCGCTGTACAGGACCTGAATCAGGAGCGAGTGGAAGAACTGCGCCGCAAATTCTCCATCCCACGGGCCCATGAAACAGCTGGTGAGTTGTTTGCGGACCCGGAAGTGGATGCGGTCTATATTGCAGTGCCCAATAAGTTTCATGCACCGCTTGCCAAGCAGGCTCTTGAAGCAGGCAAGCATGTCATTCTTGAAAAGCCGTTTGCCCTGAATTACAGCGAGGCGAAGGAAGTGGTGGAGGTGGCGGAAAAAACCGGCAAGGTCTTTACGCTTGGCATGAACCAGCGCTTTAACAAGGACAGCCTGAAGATCCACCAGCTTGTACAAGACGGGGTCCTGGGAGAAATCTACCACGCAAAGGCATTCTGGTTCAGGCGTTCCGGTATTCCCAAGCTGGGAACATGGTTTGGGAACAAAGCGCTTTCCGGAGGAGGCAGCCTTTACGATATCGGTGTCCACCTTCTTGACCTCGCCCTCTTTACCAGCAGCAACTTTGAACCTGTCAGCGTGACCGGATCCACTTACACCAAATTCGGCAATCGAGGCCTTGGTGAGGGCGACTGGGGCCATTCAGAACGGGAACATCCCGAATTTAATGTGGACGATTTTGCCAGTGCCCTTGTCCGTTTCAAGAACGGTGCAACCGTCACACTGGATGTTTCATGGGCCTGTCATGCCGAAGAGGATAACCGCAACGATGTGCACTTGTACGGCACCGAAGCCGGCGCGCGATGCTTCCCGGCAAAGCTTTTCAAATACGCGGATAAACCCGGGCAATATGAGGTAATTGAAAACCCGGAGGCGCAGCTCCCCTACTCGCCTGATCGATTTCACAATTTCGTCAATCACCTGCTCGGTCAGGAGGCACTCTGCGTGAAGCCGGAGGAAGCCCTCGTCGTGCAGCGCATTCTCGACGCTATCGCCGAATCTTCAGCTACAGGACGGGAAGTCCGGCTCGATTGA
- the corA gene encoding magnesium/cobalt transporter CorA, whose amino-acid sequence MPSTSKAYMGCSVKRHVEDSTKTVGQVTTGAIAKTAGFFTSRIIGLGKDVFHPFKKSTNPLSTPVPEPGAAPGIEHYLAKGGPAQGKSRITCTDYGPDHHRVVHFETVDELLSTPRTPEGTVRWINVDGLNPVDVDQICKQMGVHTLSAEDVLNTSQRPKIETFEDHLLVVARQIRVQDDRLRNEQVSLFCFRDVLISFQEEEGDVFDSVRKRIEKPASRFRSNLADYLLYALVDSIVDHLFPLLEGYGAALEDLEEEISQSPRPSSQRRLFSMKRDLSLLRRAVWPIREVVDGLYRDDSGLIADPLKTFLRDVQDHAMQVIDLLEGYRETASSLNDLYQSSVGNRMNEIMKVLTIMASFFIPITFIAGVYGMNFEYIPELGWMYSYFVFWGVCLTVTTSLAVYFWRKGWIGRDR is encoded by the coding sequence TTGCCTTCGACCTCAAAAGCCTACATGGGTTGTAGCGTGAAACGGCATGTGGAAGATTCAACAAAAACGGTCGGACAAGTAACGACAGGTGCAATAGCCAAGACCGCTGGCTTTTTCACCTCCCGGATAATCGGCTTGGGGAAGGATGTTTTTCATCCCTTTAAAAAATCGACGAACCCGCTTTCAACGCCCGTGCCGGAACCTGGGGCCGCACCGGGAATTGAACATTACCTTGCAAAAGGCGGGCCAGCGCAGGGCAAGTCGCGGATAACCTGCACCGACTATGGGCCGGACCATCACAGGGTCGTTCACTTTGAGACAGTCGATGAATTGCTCTCGACGCCCCGGACTCCCGAGGGAACAGTTCGATGGATTAATGTAGACGGGCTGAATCCGGTCGATGTTGATCAAATCTGCAAGCAGATGGGTGTTCATACCCTGTCTGCCGAGGACGTTTTGAATACCAGCCAACGCCCGAAAATCGAGACCTTTGAGGACCATCTTCTTGTAGTGGCCCGACAAATACGCGTTCAGGATGACCGGCTGAGAAATGAGCAAGTCAGTCTCTTCTGTTTCAGGGATGTCTTGATTTCCTTCCAGGAAGAGGAGGGGGATGTTTTCGATTCCGTGAGGAAACGAATTGAAAAGCCCGCCTCCCGGTTCCGCTCGAACCTGGCTGACTATCTGCTTTATGCCCTTGTCGACAGCATTGTGGACCACCTGTTTCCCCTTCTGGAAGGTTATGGGGCCGCCTTGGAGGATCTGGAGGAGGAGATCTCCCAGAGTCCGCGTCCATCATCCCAGCGTCGCCTCTTTTCCATGAAACGGGATCTTTCCCTTCTGCGCCGGGCCGTCTGGCCGATTCGTGAAGTTGTTGACGGACTTTATCGGGATGACTCCGGGCTGATTGCCGATCCCCTCAAGACCTTTCTTCGGGATGTCCAGGACCACGCCATGCAGGTGATCGATCTTCTTGAGGGTTATCGGGAAACGGCCTCCAGCCTGAATGACTTGTACCAATCATCCGTGGGCAACCGGATGAACGAGATCATGAAAGTCCTGACCATCATGGCCAGTTTCTTCATCCCAATCACTTTCATTGCCGGTGTCTATGGAATGAATTTTGAGTACATTCCCGAATTGGGGTGGATGTACTCGTACTTTGTCTTCTGGGGAGTGTGCCTGACTGTAACAACCAGCCTGGCGGTTTATTTCTGGCGCAAGGGTTGGATTGGCAGGGACCGGTAA
- the lipA gene encoding lipoyl synthase has product MDGRKPNWLRAKLPTSPEYRKTREIVDDNTLHTVCQSAQCPNMGECWSRRTATVMILGNTCTRACTFCAINTGRPTELDLAEPARVAMGIQKMNLKHAVVTSVARDDLKDGGASVWAATIRAIRYRNPETAIEVLIPDFRGRLDQLDIVLDAKPDILNHNMETVKRLQRPVRKTASWEITSKVLSHAKSRGFTTKSGIMLGIGEEEHEIEETLRHLHDIGVDILTIGQYLQPSKEHRKMFRWVTPDEFDHWKEFGLKLGIGVIESGPLVRSSYHADEQSDRYSRSNEEAAVSA; this is encoded by the coding sequence ATGGATGGTCGCAAACCCAACTGGCTTCGAGCCAAGCTTCCGACAAGCCCGGAATACCGGAAAACGCGTGAGATCGTTGACGACAACACGCTGCATACAGTCTGCCAAAGCGCCCAGTGCCCGAACATGGGCGAATGCTGGAGCCGCCGGACCGCAACGGTAATGATCCTCGGCAATACCTGCACGCGCGCCTGCACCTTCTGCGCGATCAACACTGGACGGCCCACCGAGCTCGACTTGGCTGAACCGGCACGTGTGGCCATGGGCATCCAGAAGATGAATCTGAAGCATGCCGTGGTCACCTCCGTTGCACGGGATGATTTGAAAGACGGTGGGGCTTCCGTCTGGGCGGCGACCATTCGGGCCATCCGCTACCGCAATCCGGAGACCGCCATTGAGGTCCTCATTCCCGATTTCAGGGGACGGCTTGACCAGTTGGACATTGTTTTGGATGCCAAGCCGGACATCCTGAACCACAACATGGAAACGGTGAAGCGGCTTCAACGGCCCGTTCGCAAGACCGCTTCCTGGGAAATCACTTCCAAGGTCCTTTCACATGCCAAGTCGCGTGGCTTCACGACCAAGTCCGGGATCATGCTGGGCATTGGCGAGGAAGAGCACGAAATTGAGGAAACCCTGCGTCATTTGCACGATATCGGGGTCGATATCCTGACGATTGGTCAATATCTCCAGCCTTCCAAGGAGCACCGGAAAATGTTCCGCTGGGTCACGCCCGATGAATTTGACCACTGGAAGGAATTTGGCCTGAAGCTCGGTATCGGAGTGATCGAATCAGGTCCCTTGGTCCGCTCAAGCTACCATGCGGATGAACAATCCGATCGATATAGCCGTTCAAACGAAGAAGCTGCTGTCAGCGCCTGA
- the lipB gene encoding lipoyl(octanoyl) transferase LipB, which translates to MEHPANRHNPNNITPRTTHFIKNRQLNSILTATVKVNLAETPKVPLPKKVPTKVDKSASPQDSVGMQQTVDWGRTAYREAWDRQLELVENRKAGGCADTLVLTEHEPVFTIGARQGAGDHLVWTQSMLESQGIEVVKTNRGGDITYHGPGQIVGYPIMSLRERKDLHAYLRELEEVLIRTVGHFGINATRREGKTGIWIKDRKIAAIGVAVKSWITYHGFALNVNPDLAHYAGIVPCGITDGSVTSLEQECEAPPLIGQVKSRLILEFWNLFGNRT; encoded by the coding sequence TTGGAACACCCGGCCAACAGACATAATCCCAACAATATCACGCCCCGCACGACACACTTCATAAAGAACAGGCAATTAAATTCCATCCTGACTGCAACTGTGAAGGTCAATCTGGCCGAAACGCCAAAAGTGCCTCTCCCCAAAAAAGTCCCGACAAAAGTGGACAAAAGCGCCTCTCCCCAAGACAGTGTGGGCATGCAACAAACCGTGGATTGGGGCCGTACCGCCTACCGCGAGGCGTGGGACCGGCAACTGGAGCTTGTTGAAAACCGGAAAGCCGGAGGCTGTGCGGACACCTTGGTCCTGACCGAGCATGAGCCGGTCTTCACCATCGGGGCGCGGCAGGGGGCAGGCGATCATCTGGTCTGGACGCAATCCATGCTGGAAAGCCAGGGAATTGAGGTCGTGAAAACCAACCGGGGAGGCGACATCACCTACCACGGACCAGGCCAAATCGTGGGCTATCCCATCATGAGCCTTCGCGAACGGAAGGACCTGCATGCCTACTTGCGCGAGCTGGAGGAAGTCCTGATCCGGACGGTGGGTCACTTTGGTATCAACGCGACCCGCCGGGAGGGCAAAACGGGGATCTGGATCAAGGATCGGAAAATCGCAGCCATCGGAGTGGCCGTCAAAAGCTGGATTACCTACCATGGGTTTGCCCTGAATGTGAATCCTGATCTGGCCCATTACGCGGGAATTGTCCCCTGTGGAATCACCGATGGGTCCGTGACTTCGCTGGAGCAGGAATGCGAGGCCCCGCCTTTAATCGGACAGGTAAAATCTCGATTGATTCTTGAATTTTGGAACCTTTTCGGAAACCGTACCTGA